Sequence from the Microplitis demolitor isolate Queensland-Clemson2020A chromosome 2, iyMicDemo2.1a, whole genome shotgun sequence genome:
ctgttttaaaattgtttatttattttcatttatcaagTGCTTAGTTGTCCTTTAAGATATTATTCTCTTCTTGGTCGACTTTTTCTTGGATTCTCGTCATCAGAGTACTCAAAAATGTTTGAAAGtctgttttcaatttatttctgtTCTCTTCTAAACTGCAATTTACTTGGGATATTTTAGCGAAGACGTTAgctgtataaaaatttattattttattgttataccttctaattataattaattaatatacattttattaaatatagatatacaaaaaaatgatcgaaTACTAGACCtacttttgattaaaaaaaaaagtatttttaaggtaaaagacctagtacccAATCACTTATGTATTTGTGTATctatattaagtaaaatttattaaatatcgaTATTCAAATACGTGGAGTGATCAAGTACTGGgtctttttcaatatttactaaattttcctaaatataaatataaaaatacatggagtgatcgagtactagatcttttaacttataagtactttttttttaaatctaaggTAAAAAACCCAATACCTGATCAGGAATCTAGTATCCGATCATTCATACATTTGTATGTTTATAAGttaaaagacctagtacctGATCATAGAACTAATACTCGATCactttatgtatttatatagatataaagtAACCCAgtactagtacccgatcacccCATGTACTTGTATATCTTtactatattttactaaatatagatatatgaatttatggagtgatcgggtactactTCTCTGATCGGGTGCTAGGTCTTTtaatgattctgaagttagctgacgtctaatcgtttaaagatttttttcaaactgataaataattctaCAAAGATTTCAAGATCATGGTTTTTTACCGTACTTACATAAACGTTTAGGTGCATCGCCAGCTTGTTTATCagattcaaagaaaaaaacaacGCAGTCTTTTGGCTCTAATTGTGACTTTAGCACAAAatagttgtaaaatttttcaagctcTTGAACTTGTTCgtctgtttttttattatacacaAATATTAGTCCTtgtatatctttttttatcgcAGACCAACAATCttcaaatctaaaaatatttattaccttTAATTTGattgttcatttttaatttattactactaaattatgaatacgaatgtagcagacaattgtcaatttttaaaattttaaaataagtgaatcaaataaaattcgaatgaaattaaaaaaatgcgcatttatataatttcaaaatgagtacgtgcaatttttttatttttaataatttaactcgTTTATTTGTAATTCGAAATTTGTATCTTGTCTTACTCATGTGAATGTTAGACATTAGacagtttataaatttgaaataaataagttaaaatgaaattttaaaaaatgtgcaTATGGATCTTGCGTTTATctaaatacgaattttttaatttttactcaacatagattttattcatttattctaaaattaaaaaaattgccaatTGTTGGCAACATTCACtcgtattaaatttacttgtcATCGCCACTACAATCCCACAACTCAATATCgactttaacttttttatttttaacatcaacATCCAAAACATCAAACTCGAGTATCCTAACTCCCTGTGTAGGCCGATAATCATAAGCCATTCCCGTCGCATCTGCGAGAAAATTTGCTATCATTGTTTTCCCgctctatttataatttcaaattattaattaataataaatttttttaaaacaataaataattaaaactgcAACTTACCGCAACAGGAccaataataactattttaacAGGTTTCATacttatgttatatatttaatgtttggATTAATAGGTTGCCATGGTaacaaataatgaaaacaataatatttcaataccAACTGAATATTGTATAAGGTCCAagtaataaacataatttttataatacttaatgttgaaaaaaaaaacaataaactacagtaatttatataatgcAAACGAACATAAGACATACATGAGTTCTTAATCTATAAAAAGAatagtcaaaattttatatagtcaGCAAAAAAACATGATAGTGAGTCAATAAGAATACGTCTCCTACTTGacgtaataaatattttttttattataatgttTATGAATTGATATGGATTATATCAACTTATTGAGTAATTTCTTGAACTTGCATCTGGTTTGATTCATCAGCTTCCGCAGGATACTCTAGTCCAAAGAGTCCTTTCAGTGCCGCCTTTGCTGCAGCTTTCTTAgcgtcttttttatttttagctgaaacaaataaattaattgtttaattaaggCCGTTTTGACAGTACctcgactttttaaaaattttcaatgacaacTGTTATAAGTGTATCACAATTTTATGACCCTGGTTAACAGAcagttaacaattttcggatttttttttaaacaaatcaattgcgaaaaaaaatacacatgtagaaaatgtgtgcaattttttgaaatacttttttttataatttatcgtttttaaaaaaattccaaaattgtTAGACATcgactaacttcagtattgttaaatttcatcaactaattaaaaaaaaaattaaagcattaatttaaaaaagacaaTGCAGTTGCAATTATGCcaagacttttaaaaaaattcacagtagatatcaattagaagttaaacgaaatttggaaaataaatttaagtaaagccatgtaaattttataattcaaattttcaaattttttaaactaaaattcattcaacaaattttgttcaactcctaattgataacgactgtaattttttgatactgAAGTGTGCTGACGTctagtaatttttagatttttttcaaaatgataaattataaaaaaattttttaaattacacctgtagtttttaaaattttctacatatttttttttaaattaatttactgaaaaaaaaatctaaaaattacaattatctcCTAACTCCagctcatatttttttaaaaatctatctcggcgaaattgttctttttttcagttaatgACGGGTTGAGGATTCCCTTAAAtatgtcaatttatttttctatttatatgtaaattttttttaccttcacCAGTAAAAGGTTTTCCATCAATTTCAACGGCCAAAGTGAAATATGTATTAGGAGGATTGCCGCGACGACTAACTTCAGTATAAACAATTCCTGGTTTCATTTGATTGAGCAGCATCACCGGATGAATTGTTTCAGCATTAGCCGGAAGTTTTTTCTCTGTCGGTGGTTTCGGTTCGGATTTAGCTTTAACCGGTTGTTGTAACCCGGGTCTGGGAATTGGTACCACAGAGCCTTGATTTTGCCATTCAACAAACAGTTTGTACAAAGCGAAACTTGCCAATGAACTCCATGGTATGTCATCAGATTCTTCATTTCCGCTTACTTCCATCGGAATCGTACCAGTTTCAGAAACATCATCAGCAATTTGAGTGCTGTCTTGAGTTCCTTGACTAGGAGGCTGGCTTCCATCGATAACgtcttcaaatttaatttttttagctgctGCATTCATTTTTTCAAGAAGTAAACTCTTAAGAGCATTTTCAGCAGCATTTTGACGAGCCAATGGCTTGGAGAGACCTTGTCCGATATAAGTTTTGCCTTCAAGCtgcaattatttaacataaaattattatttctatctctttaattaaataatttatttatttgaattgaaataaaataaatttacctcaGCATGAACAAGGAACATTGCGTTGGGGACGGCTTGATTTTCTACAagatgaaatttaacaccagcTTTCATTTCATTCAAAACCATTATTGCATTCTTGGGCATTAAAGTCTTTCTTAAACGCTGATTCATACGTAAGCGCTTAAGCTTCCTGTTTACTTtaactgtaaatttaaaaataatatcaagttAATAATCACCaatcattatcaataatattcttaaagtataaatttaattatcagatCATCTATTCACATTGACTCATTTATTAATCAACAATCTCGACAGTAAAGTAACTAATTGTATATAACAAGCTAGTAAGTAAACTATAAGAGTTTGGATATAAAGAATCTTCAAATTTGCGCAGTGAAttgtcatcatttttaaataaacagaaatatcatcactaattccaaaaggacatatttttatacacgtgtgatttttttttcattaccaaTAATTTTGGAAACTTATTTtaagctaaaaatttattttcaaaattttcggcTTTAGAATAAGTCTATAATATGCCTTACTAGCAACTTTAGCTTGACATTGACAGTAATTCGACGTTAAAATTACTCGAAATTTGCTACTTGAATTTTCCGAtaatttgacagcaaaagtttggagagagaaaaaaaaaacagatggTAAGCAaattgatggtaaaaaaatacttaacaatttttcaagtcaaattgacaataaattgatatgaaaatttgtctgaaaattgacaacttttttctagtcaacatTTGAAGTTAATTGTCATTATAATTCGGGCAATAAATTTACGTCGAATTGCATACAAATTGTTGTCAAAAACGGAAAcgtccgaagttgacggacatttgacgaaaaattcaaggaaacttttgcTTAGTGATCAAAGCCAGtacgtataaaaatatgtccttttgaaattagtgaccgaatatattaattcaacaaaaatttaccCAACTTACCACCAGGAACTTTAATACGCTTCCATTTAGGCTGGTCAGCAGATACTTGAGACATTGTTTCATCCTTGGTGTCATTGGCTTCAACTGCCGGCACAGTTGCAGCAGGTTGTTGTTGAACTGCTGGAGTTTGCGGAGCTTGAGCCGGAGGAGCTGCAGGAGTTTGTTTAAGAATAGGCTTCAAACGTTGTGGCTGAGCTTGTTGCTGATTAGCTTGACTTTGTGCTTGAATAATAttctgctgctgctgctgtagGATTTGCTGCTGCGACTGCtggtgttgttgttgctgctgctgctgttgttgttgctgctgctgctgttgttgctgctgtcgTGGATGTTGTTGCTGAGCAGTCCCTTTAAATGCCTGGTTCATCGAGTTCCCGGGTGGCTTCTGTGTGTTATTTTGTTGATAGTTACCCTGTTGAAGGTACTGAAAAATAGAGGGTGGGTCGCCGCTACACAAGAACCTCTACGGTTGTACTATCCCACCAGGGCCTAGCATcgcgttaattaattactggcaacgtgggtttttttttactacactTAGCTTAAACTCGCCAGTTATTTTCCCTCAGATTATCATGAAATTAATAGCAACATTGATATactcaactaaaaatatatccaagttgtttattttcaaaaataatctatatttaatcattttttaaaaatatgagaacAATAATTTAGGAGTCATCGCTGGCAATTTACACTAGGTGAGTAAATAACGAACTTGCCCCTGGCGAAATGCACCTCCTTGATATTGTTGTATAGCTATTTTAACCTGCTTCAGCAGGATAGGGAAAGGTCGAAGTTGTCTAATTAGTTTTACAtgcacaaataataatttaattaacctTGCCAGTGTATTGTTTAATCGATTCAAAATCAAAGTACGACTGTATGATGACATATTATATTACAGTTGTCTggtattgatttaattataagtttaatgaaaaaaaaataaatctacctgcgttatttttactcattttaaaaattaaatttttttttttattttttcataggaGTTTAAGCGTTTGTTCGTggggtaatttatttaaataataacctAGCAAAATTGCtatcgaaataaaattataagttaagattttttaaaacttacgGAATTGTTTTGAGCACCATAAGAAGGATTCAGCATCGATCCACGGCCTGAAATTGAAATTagcataatttattaacttgtttatagattttttcaaacttcccgctatgaaaattgaaagtttTCGCAAAAAAGGGTTATTGGAATCCTGAAGTTAATATGAGGGTAAATATAGCAAACATAagacaaattttgaattataaataaacgaataaattaattaaaaatataaaaaataaaaaaatgcacatactgattttcaaattttgtaaatgtgcattttttaaattttattcgattttaGTTCCtttacttcaaaatttttaaatttattgtcagctacattcacacttataatttaatggacAATTAACAAGGGCGTGTTCAGAAATATACTCTGGAGGTGAAGAATTATCTATCCAGGTGTAACTAGTAcctttgtaatgttaaatcgCACCTTGAGTTCGACCAGAAGATATATCTGAACGCaggatttgaatattttctctTCCAGAGTGTGTTTCTGAACAAGCCccaattgtttaattttttttttcagcaaatcaattaaaaaaaaaaaaaataaactaataatggacatatagaaaatttaaaaaattacaaatgcaatttttttttttttcaatttgttgtttttaaaaattcaaaaaattattagatgtcggctgacttcagtatcataaaattgGTTTCAatccaattttcaaaaatggagTTGTTATTTGATTTCGGCATTTTGCGCTCCAAGGAAACTATTCTATTTCCGGGAGGGTGTCCGGTCACGTGTGTGTAAACTAATTTTTGTCGTACgataactttgaaataaatagatcgagatagattttgaaatcgatcggaCGAGTAGTTtccaaataattcaaaaaccgaaaattaagaaaatcatatttttgtgGTTCTTCCGAGCTCtgtcttttttgtttttttagacatatatttaaattttaaataaattatgaacctggttagtagacaattaacaatttttgaatttttttccaacaaatctattacaaaaaaaaaactatcaacaagttacaaaaataaaaaaaaaaaaactaacaaaatGCAcacgtagaaaattaaaaaaaaactataagtgcaattttttaaatattttttttttttttataatttatcgttttaaaaaaaaattataaattataagagcGCGGCTTAATTCAGTAccatgaatattaaaattgcataatcaatatttttaatttatttagctaCTAAAAATGCGAACGtaactcaataatttaaaaaaataagcaagtataaaaaaaaaaaaattcattaaagtATTTCACTGCATTGCAGTATTGATTTTCTGAGCCCGGACCTGCAACACTGCGTCATTTTGCTTATCTCCAAATTACATTATCAactattacttaaaaaatgcatcactgatataaatgaaattttacatacaaatataatgctgataaattaaattacgttttatttataatatgaaaaacaTTTACCTGCACcgtaatttgttttattttggtTTTGATTTTGATTTGGGCCTCCGGTTCCTCTGCTTCTTGTGAACATTGCTTAGTAactatttataacttttatttaaaacttattaaaccCTTATCGAAGTCtctaaattcaatttattttttttattacgtttAATCAAACGTAATAACAGATTATTGtataattgatttgttttaaataaaataatactttctGTTAAACTAATTGTCTTGACTGGAATGTGCCGCAATCCACCATTTGCTAAACGATGTTATGTCCCGGAATATTTCAGATAAAAGATAAAACTCTAAACCGGAAGTGCGATTATTATTCCCTATCGACagagtttcaaaaattttatatttaagtttaaatattttgtaatggtaaaattgttttagtaaaatatttaaattttattttttttaaatattcaattactactttatttaatttaaatatatttcatttaattgtttataaaaaagccATTTAGATTTCCTGAATACTGCCCTCTATTTTTCTGTTTCTGTACTTTTTTACCAACCTAACCATTCAATCGTCCCCTATTCACTGAGGCACATTTTCGCCCTCCCGCCTCACCCAGAAAAtctactaataaattaaaccttgactaacttcagtatcaatgatgctgaagttagcagacaattaaaaattttccaatttttatttaacaaattaattacaaaattaaaaaaactaaaaaaatgcatatgcagaaaattttaaaaactataggtgccattttttaaataatatttttttaacaatttattgcttttaaaaacattcaaaTCGGTCAACTTTAATATCATCAAATCGCATTTTAGATtctatgataattaaatttcattaatatttataattattgataaataattataatgaaaaatataaaaatgttatattttaataaaatatcttgcTTGCAGTAAACTATCTTgcttttctattaaattagtaatttaatggcatactattgtaatattttcatattttctatttcccatttgaataacataggaaaaaaagtaaagtttataattttattcctcgGCAATGGCTCACTGTACAGATAAGCTCAAGATATGATTTCGTAGGGAATCcgacgctctacaaaaaaagtctcttgacattttttgataaattcatctgttcaaaagtttttggagctcgaaatcaaatttatacaaattttcgagatctttttacttttccatcGAAACTATCatacttatcacaaaatgtcatagggtcttttttgtagacaattttattccttacaaattattttcaatgaagttttttaaaattccgcattgttttctagttattttcattttaatgtcaagctcttaaaaacaCAGTGATAGACTGATAGACTTCAAAATCTTGACACTAAAATGAATATGTACCCTAATTAACACTACGTTAATCttaatttaagaataattaatcaataaaataaagattttataatagtaaaattactTCTTGAGGtgattaagaatttttttattaatttattgtctacagtaaattagtaaactattttctacaatattataatcaaatggcatagttttaattaattatcttatttGTGACACTAGTAATGATGACAacataaactataaatattttacaaattaactttatacactattaaatttttaaattatttaaataacaaattaaaatgaattttattacataaacTCAATATATCACAATCTCATGACAACCAATAGATTCAAGTATTCAACTAAACaaccaataaaatttcctacattaaataattaaaattttttaacttcatgGTATGACACTTTATAAGCTCGTAGATAATTatcttaataattacaaatatagaaaaaaaaaccttaatAACTAAATGATATAACCATTTTGGCACAggataaaataacattaaatctaTACTATACGATTGGTATTAAAAATTGCCGTGGAATTAATATCAAAGTTGAATCTTAATCATtacatgatattttaaaagcaGTCTCTAAGGATTAAATCCAATGTATTCAGTCTCATGTGACAAACATAAtcagctattttattttttattcattaaattaagtatGTACTTAATGtcatgtaatattttattatcatcatcattatccaGCGATGCgctcataaaataaaagataaggACTTGCACAAAGTACATCTGTTAATGATGTGTTTTCAACAATAGTATCCGATGTATAGAGCCATTGGCCTGGACGGTTGCCTCGTCGATAACATACGAAATGCCCGGCATCAACAGGTCCTCGATGTTCTACTACAGCTTGAAGTTTGTAACGATGCTTACCTTGAttgctattattgttattaattaacatcatTGGTAATGTAgcctaaaaaatataattatttaaattattgtatcgTGGAACGAACAAGATGGCACTGGCTACTATGCCGGATTATACTCAGTTACAATTTACATaagatatatattacataagtACTACAGAATCGTTATCAAATCGAATAATTGAAGTACACTAATTTGTAGCTAATTTATTACCACCGTCTATCtcaagttttaatataaaatgaaaaatgttatttttaaaaacttctaAACTACACGAAATTGAAATATCAACTACATACatctacactgtaaaaagagcggtggtGAAATTTAATACCTACACCGACTGGACTTACCCcagttattttttacagtgtagatTATACTCAGCTCTATTTCAGATTTAACTCAGTCACATCTAAGATAGAACTGAGTGTAATACAGATGTGTTTactatctgaaattttttttttacctcaaatGTAACTGAGTATAATCCAGGATAGTACCTAGTACCATCTTGTTCTTCCCGTGGCGTTATtgttaatacataaataaatagataaataaataaataaataaaaacctgACTATTCCGTTTGTTGGATTCAGTAAATGTAAAAGGATCAAGTACAAAAATTTCCGGAAATATCACTGGGTCATCTCGTTTAATAGGAATCCCTGAATTACTCCATGTTGTCCGAGGAATGTGAAGACACAAACATCGAGGTAATTTGCCTAATGTAAGTGTTTTAATGGCTGCGCAACGTGACGTACATCCATTACACTCGACATTGTGTATTACTTCACTGGTAACAAGCCGTGAAAATAATTCAGCAAGTGTATGTCGTCTCCATGTGAGAGCTTCACTGGCTGGTGGTAGTGGCAGAGAAATAGTTTCCAATTTATCGTAACGTACTGCCGATTTCCAGTGGCAATTAGTACACTTCAATTGACTGGTAAGTAGTCCAGAAAATGGATGAGTTTCGTGTGACAAAACACAGCTGCTTGTTTGAGGAATAACAGAGAGAGAGTTCCAGTTTTTAGATGGGCTCTGTATATCCATTGAATCACCAAGTGCTCGACTCAATATTTCTGATGAGCGAGCGAGTATCACACCTGGTTTATTGAACAATGAAAAGTGAGGTATTGATCGAGTTGATAAAGTCAAAGGATGATTTGAGTTCTTGTCAAGACAATCTATGTTATTGGGATGCGCTTGGACTTGGGCGATGTCATTGCAAGAGACACTACGCAGTGCCACTGAATCACCTGATCCTTTTACATCTGGAGCTACTTCTGGACCAGGAAGTGCGTCGGAAAGACAACCtttctgtaaataatttaaatgaattgaatataaagaatatttttcgatcaaatttatattagttgattttaaatttaaatttactctgtTGG
This genomic interval carries:
- the LOC103570860 gene encoding interleukin enhancer-binding factor 3 homolog isoform X1, which codes for MFTRSRGTGGPNQNQNQNKTNYGAGRGSMLNPSYGAQNNSYLQQGNYQQNNTQKPPGNSMNQAFKGTAQQQHPRQQQQQQQQQQQQQQQQQQHQQSQQQILQQQQQNIIQAQSQANQQQAQPQRLKPILKQTPAAPPAQAPQTPAVQQQPAATVPAVEANDTKDETMSQVSADQPKWKRIKVPGGKLVKVNRKLKRLRMNQRLRKTLMPKNAIMVLNEMKAGVKFHLVENQAVPNAMFLVHAELEGKTYIGQGLSKPLARQNAAENALKSLLLEKMNAAAKKIKFEDVIDGSQPPSQGTQDSTQIADDVSETGTIPMEVSGNEESDDIPWSSLASFALYKLFVEWQNQGSVVPIPRPGLQQPVKAKSEPKPPTEKKLPANAETIHPVMLLNQMKPGIVYTEVSRRGNPPNTYFTLAVEIDGKPFTGEAKNKKDAKKAAAKAALKGLFGLEYPAEADESNQMQVQEITQ
- the LOC103570894 gene encoding intraflagellar transport protein 22 homolog; translated protein: MKPVKIVIIGPVASGKTMIANFLADATGMAYDYRPTQGVRILEFDVLDVDVKNKKVKVDIELWDCSGDDKFEDCWSAIKKDIQGLIFVYNKKTDEQVQELEKFYNYFVLKSQLEPKDCVVFFFESDKQAGDAPKRLSNVFAKISQVNCSLEENRNKLKTDFQTFLSTLMTRIQEKVDQEENNILKDN
- the LOC103570860 gene encoding uncharacterized protein LOC103570860 isoform X2, with the protein product MFTRSRGTGGPNQNQNQNKTNYGAGRGSMLNPSYGAQNNSYLQQGNYQQNNTQKPPGNSMNQAFKGTAQQQHPRQQQQQQQQQQQQQQQQQQHQQSQQQILQQQQQNIIQAQSQANQQQAQPQRLKPILKQTPAAPPAQAPQTPAVQQQPAATVPAVEANDTKDETMSQVSADQPKWKRIKVPGVKVNRKLKRLRMNQRLRKTLMPKNAIMVLNEMKAGVKFHLVENQAVPNAMFLVHAELEGKTYIGQGLSKPLARQNAAENALKSLLLEKMNAAAKKIKFEDVIDGSQPPSQGTQDSTQIADDVSETGTIPMEVSGNEESDDIPWSSLASFALYKLFVEWQNQGSVVPIPRPGLQQPVKAKSEPKPPTEKKLPANAETIHPVMLLNQMKPGIVYTEVSRRGNPPNTYFTLAVEIDGKPFTGEAKNKKDAKKAAAKAALKGLFGLEYPAEADESNQMQVQEITQ
- the LOC103570860 gene encoding uncharacterized protein LOC103570860 isoform X3, with translation MFTRSRGTGGPNQNQNQNKTNYGAGRGSMLNPSYGAQNNSGNYQQNNTQKPPGNSMNQAFKGTAQQQHPRQQQQQQQQQQQQQQQQQQHQQSQQQILQQQQQNIIQAQSQANQQQAQPQRLKPILKQTPAAPPAQAPQTPAVQQQPAATVPAVEANDTKDETMSQVSADQPKWKRIKVPGGKLVKVNRKLKRLRMNQRLRKTLMPKNAIMVLNEMKAGVKFHLVENQAVPNAMFLVHAELEGKTYIGQGLSKPLARQNAAENALKSLLLEKMNAAAKKIKFEDVIDGSQPPSQGTQDSTQIADDVSETGTIPMEVSGNEESDDIPWSSLASFALYKLFVEWQNQGSVVPIPRPGLQQPVKAKSEPKPPTEKKLPANAETIHPVMLLNQMKPGIVYTEVSRRGNPPNTYFTLAVEIDGKPFTGEAKNKKDAKKAAAKAALKGLFGLEYPAEADESNQMQVQEITQ
- the LOC103570860 gene encoding interleukin enhancer-binding factor 3 homolog isoform X4 — its product is MFTRSRGTGGPNQNQNQNKTNYGAGRGSMLNPSYGAQNNSKPPGNSMNQAFKGTAQQQHPRQQQQQQQQQQQQQQQQQQHQQSQQQILQQQQQNIIQAQSQANQQQAQPQRLKPILKQTPAAPPAQAPQTPAVQQQPAATVPAVEANDTKDETMSQVSADQPKWKRIKVPGGKLVKVNRKLKRLRMNQRLRKTLMPKNAIMVLNEMKAGVKFHLVENQAVPNAMFLVHAELEGKTYIGQGLSKPLARQNAAENALKSLLLEKMNAAAKKIKFEDVIDGSQPPSQGTQDSTQIADDVSETGTIPMEVSGNEESDDIPWSSLASFALYKLFVEWQNQGSVVPIPRPGLQQPVKAKSEPKPPTEKKLPANAETIHPVMLLNQMKPGIVYTEVSRRGNPPNTYFTLAVEIDGKPFTGEAKNKKDAKKAAAKAALKGLFGLEYPAEADESNQMQVQEITQ
- the LOC103570861 gene encoding ubiquitin carboxyl-terminal hydrolase 30 homolog yields the protein MMDVERLAIVAGVGFALAVGAFVLWGPTPRPRKRGKVSGISNLGYTCFLNSLLQALAACSTFTAWLKEQGKKKKSSSFISNLISVIDRINGYSEDFYDDVAPIEVITSLGPLWNFDPGHQDAHELFHVILSALQNEIQTPNRKGCLSDALPGPEVAPDVKGSGDSVALRSVSCNDIAQVQAHPNNIDCLDKNSNHPLTLSTRSIPHFSLFNKPGVILARSSEILSRALGDSMDIQSPSKNWNSLSVIPQTSSCVLSHETHPFSGLLTSQLKCTNCHWKSAVRYDKLETISLPLPPASEALTWRRHTLAELFSRLVTSEVIHNVECNGCTSRCAAIKTLTLGKLPRCLCLHIPRTTWSNSGIPIKRDDPVIFPEIFVLDPFTFTESNKRNSQATLPMMLINNNNSNQGKHRYKLQAVVEHRGPVDAGHFVCYRRGNRPGQWLYTSDTIVENTSLTDVLCASPYLLFYERIAG